In Geotalea uraniireducens, the genomic window ATCTTCTCCCAGCGAGTCCTGCTGAAACTGGCCAATGCCGGTGCTTCGCGGGAAAAAGCCTACGCACTGGTGCAACGGAACGCCATGAAGGTCTGGGAAGAGGGGAAGGATTTTCAAACCGAGTTGCTCAATGACGCCGAAGTCTGCAGTTTCCTCCCCCAGGACGAAATTCGGGAAGCATTCGACCTCAACTACCACCTGAAACACGTCGACACGATCTTCACGAGGGTTTTCGGTGGCTAACATCATCAACTTCCTGAGCCTTGAGGCGTCGGACAATTTCCTGCTTTTCTGGCTCAAGGAAATCCTGATCGCGGTCGCTATTTTTGCGCTTTTCTGGGTCAGCTCGTTATTGATCAGGCTCTTCCTGACCAAGTGGGCGCCCCGTCTGACCTCTTTTACCAGCACCGATCTGGACGATCGCATCCTGCAGCGGATCACCCCGCCAGTCTGTCTGCTGGTGGTCCTGGCTGGGCTCTACTACGCGGTCAAATCGCTCCCCTTCCCGGAAAAGACCCACGTTGCCGCCGCCGGCACGGTTTTCATCCTCAATATCATCGTTCTGACCAATATTTCCTGGCGGGTCATCGACGAAGTCTTGTCATGGTATGGCAACCGGTTGGCCGAACGGCACGGCGTTGGTGTCGACCGACAGGTCATCCCGCCGCTGGAAAAACTGATCACCATATTCCTCATCGGCATTGCGCTGATGATCACCCTCAAGCACTTTAATTACGACATTCTCTCGGTGGTTACCGCCCTCGGCATCGGTTCTCTCGCCATTGGTATGGCGG contains:
- a CDS encoding mechanosensitive ion channel family protein, coding for MANIINFLSLEASDNFLLFWLKEILIAVAIFALFWVSSLLIRLFLTKWAPRLTSFTSTDLDDRILQRITPPVCLLVVLAGLYYAVKSLPFPEKTHVAAAGTVFILNIIVLTNISWRVIDEVLSWYGNRLAERHGVGVDRQVIPPLEKLITIFLIGIALMITLKHFNYDILSVVTALGIGSLAIGMAAKDTLANMISGFTLMVDRPFRIGDRIKLASGQWGDVSDIGLRTTKIKTVDNTVLIIPNSELCNTTLINLAFPDPRGKGRVNVGVGYESNVEQVKNILIEVALAVPEVLPEPAPDAYFISFGDSALDMSLFFWVEDYTRIFAVTDMINEQIIKRFRQEGINIPYPMRTVLLEKEQ